One genomic segment of Kiritimatiella glycovorans includes these proteins:
- a CDS encoding ABC-ATPase domain-containing protein: protein MIEKHEFHRMLRELDGKPFADYERLIQDCDFGRFVLRVAESGFNAEQPRLAFTLRIPQNLAGFPADLFDSPVRRTALEDCLIRSFDAELARMAQFGPDGTARRHIYVASPGQAILPRTAMLVTKEYVEARIWISLPYKTLPYAFGQDERVIDGGAAERIFFDELPVAVNAGMLYCNVDRDYVQQAVCLMEDATRVRQLLPTRGLVSFIGEGALTARRCLDGTPDTETGEPLMVDEDQMAELEVPNAGTVRGLGIPAGLTVIVCEGGRERRDLIRALSDGIYNHVLGDGREMVVTVSDAVHIGSELGRSIRRMDLSPFYADGDTRDAWVDYSTECADAFESQAASTMEALESGGRVLIFDEDSSSPEFLSGAPAGRGLLEKPERIPISSRARAMVDDLGLSMIVVGSSLTAEYLSSADTVFRFEGNRLTQIDAGAADGHYPEPPHAPAVDLPALLDRSRWVMPGSLDPTSGVDDTAIGVVSGHEIRFGRSTVDLSGVTQIADVHQMNTIGHVLYYARLRFMDTGSSLREVLDLIDRDLTNQGLVGLTRDLRGDLARPRRHEIAAALNRLRAFRVSHATQ, encoded by the coding sequence ATGATCGAGAAACACGAATTTCACCGGATGCTCAGAGAATTGGACGGGAAGCCGTTCGCGGACTACGAGCGTCTGATCCAGGACTGTGATTTCGGACGTTTTGTGCTGCGCGTCGCGGAATCGGGATTCAACGCGGAGCAGCCGCGGCTCGCGTTCACGCTGCGCATTCCCCAGAATCTGGCCGGATTTCCCGCCGATCTGTTCGACTCGCCGGTGCGCAGAACCGCCCTCGAAGACTGCCTGATACGTTCGTTCGATGCCGAACTGGCCCGCATGGCGCAGTTCGGGCCCGACGGCACGGCCCGGCGGCACATTTACGTGGCCTCCCCGGGACAGGCCATCCTTCCGCGTACGGCGATGCTGGTGACCAAGGAATACGTCGAAGCCCGCATCTGGATCTCGCTCCCGTACAAAACCCTGCCGTATGCCTTCGGTCAGGATGAACGGGTGATCGACGGCGGCGCGGCGGAGAGGATCTTTTTCGACGAACTCCCGGTGGCGGTCAATGCGGGCATGCTGTACTGCAATGTGGACCGCGATTATGTGCAGCAGGCGGTATGTCTCATGGAGGATGCCACGCGCGTGCGCCAGCTCCTCCCGACCCGCGGACTGGTCTCCTTTATAGGCGAGGGGGCGCTGACGGCGCGTCGCTGTCTCGACGGCACTCCTGACACCGAGACGGGCGAGCCCCTGATGGTTGACGAGGATCAGATGGCGGAACTGGAGGTTCCCAACGCGGGCACTGTCCGGGGACTGGGTATCCCCGCCGGTCTGACCGTGATCGTATGTGAGGGCGGAAGAGAACGCAGGGACCTGATCCGGGCGCTTTCGGATGGAATTTATAACCATGTGCTCGGCGACGGGCGCGAGATGGTGGTGACGGTCTCGGACGCGGTCCATATCGGATCCGAGCTCGGGCGCAGCATCCGCCGGATGGATCTCAGCCCCTTCTATGCCGACGGCGATACGCGGGATGCCTGGGTCGATTACTCGACCGAGTGCGCGGACGCGTTCGAGTCGCAGGCGGCCTCGACGATGGAAGCGCTCGAGTCCGGCGGCCGGGTTCTGATTTTCGACGAGGACAGCTCCTCGCCCGAATTCCTGTCGGGCGCCCCGGCTGGCCGCGGGCTGCTGGAAAAGCCGGAACGGATCCCGATTTCGTCGCGCGCGAGGGCCATGGTGGACGATCTCGGACTCTCCATGATCGTGGTCGGTTCATCGCTGACCGCGGAATACCTCTCTTCCGCGGACACGGTCTTCCGTTTCGAAGGCAACCGGCTGACGCAGATCGATGCCGGGGCTGCGGACGGGCATTATCCGGAACCGCCGCACGCTCCCGCGGTCGATCTTCCGGCCCTGCTGGACCGGAGCCGCTGGGTCATGCCCGGCAGCCTCGACCCGACGTCCGGCGTGGACGATACCGCCATCGGGGTCGTGTCCGGACACGAAATCCGGTTCGGCCGTTCGACGGTCGATCTCTCCGGCGTCACGCAGATCGCGGACGTTCACCAGATGAACACCATCGGCCATGTGCTCTATTACGCGCGCCTCAGGTTTATGGACACCGGTTCCTCGCTGCGCGAGGTCCTGGACCTGATCGATCGCGACCTGACCAATCAGGGACTGGTGGGACTGACCCGTGATCTGCGCGGGGACCTCGCACGTCCGCGCCGCCATGAGATCGCGGCGGCGCTCAACCGCCTGCGGGCCTTTCGCGTCTCTCACGCGACCCAGTAA
- the xseA gene encoding exodeoxyribonuclease VII large subunit, protein MKVYGVSELTRRIRTLLEDDLGTVWVEGEISGLRRPASGHCYFTLKDDRAQLSGVLFRRDAAKLDLALEDGMQVRGTGRVTVYEPRGQYQVVFRRLEAAGRGALMARFEELKRKLDAEGLFAPERKRPLPMLPRCIGVVTSPTGAAIRDIIQVLDRRFPDVHLLLAPAKVQGAGAAEEIATAIEALNALPSAGGGRGPFRPDVLIAGRGGGSLEDLWAFNEERVARAVAASAVPVISAVGHEVDFTICDFAADHRAPTPSAAAELVVGRKADFRERLDRSQWRMRRLAGQQIARLRHRVDLLAGSYVFREPSQLIGQHRQRLDGLDRRMRHALNARTNVRPRLAGAAQRLQAATRDAVREARRETEGTGTAMRVAVRDYCASRRHAIERAAGKLDTLNPFRVLDRGYSLTRREDGSVVRSASDLARGARLITVLSRGEVESTVDRIREDGTHDRRAHTD, encoded by the coding sequence GTGAAGGTGTACGGGGTCAGCGAGCTGACGCGCCGCATCCGCACGCTGCTGGAAGACGACCTCGGGACGGTATGGGTCGAGGGCGAGATCTCCGGTCTGCGACGCCCGGCGTCGGGGCACTGCTATTTCACGCTCAAGGACGATCGGGCCCAGTTGAGCGGCGTGCTCTTCCGGCGCGACGCCGCAAAGCTCGATCTGGCGCTCGAGGACGGCATGCAGGTGCGCGGGACCGGCAGGGTGACGGTCTACGAGCCCCGGGGGCAGTACCAGGTGGTCTTCCGCCGCCTCGAGGCGGCGGGCCGCGGCGCGCTCATGGCCCGGTTCGAAGAGCTGAAGAGGAAACTGGACGCCGAAGGACTGTTCGCGCCCGAGCGGAAACGCCCGCTTCCCATGCTTCCCCGCTGCATCGGGGTGGTCACCTCGCCGACCGGCGCCGCGATACGGGACATCATCCAGGTGCTCGACCGTAGATTTCCCGATGTCCACCTGCTGCTGGCGCCGGCGAAGGTGCAGGGGGCCGGGGCCGCGGAAGAGATCGCGACGGCGATCGAGGCGCTCAACGCGCTCCCGTCCGCGGGCGGCGGCCGCGGGCCGTTCCGGCCGGATGTGCTGATCGCCGGCCGCGGGGGAGGAAGCCTCGAGGACCTCTGGGCGTTCAACGAGGAGAGGGTTGCCCGCGCGGTGGCCGCCTCAGCCGTGCCGGTGATCTCCGCGGTGGGGCACGAGGTCGATTTCACGATCTGTGATTTCGCGGCCGACCACCGCGCACCGACTCCGTCGGCCGCGGCGGAACTGGTGGTGGGACGCAAAGCGGATTTCAGGGAGCGGCTGGACCGCAGCCAGTGGCGTATGCGGCGCCTGGCCGGGCAGCAGATCGCCCGACTGCGCCACCGCGTGGACCTGCTCGCCGGTAGCTACGTCTTCCGCGAGCCGTCCCAACTGATCGGGCAGCACCGGCAGCGCCTGGACGGACTCGACCGACGCATGCGCCATGCGCTGAACGCTCGCACGAACGTTCGTCCGCGGCTCGCGGGAGCGGCGCAGCGACTGCAGGCCGCCACCCGGGACGCCGTCCGGGAGGCGCGCAGGGAAACGGAGGGTACAGGAACGGCCATGCGCGTCGCGGTCCGGGACTATTGCGCCTCGCGCCGGCATGCGATCGAGCGCGCGGCCGGCAAACTCGACACCCTGAATCCCTTCAGGGTACTCGATCGCGGATACAGCCTTACTCGGCGGGAAGACGGCTCGGTGGTGCGGAGCGCCTCGGATCTGGCGCGGGGAGCACGCCTGATTACCGTGCTGAGCCGCGGCGAAGTGGAATCGACAGTGGATCGGATACGGGAGGATGGAACCCATGACAGACGAGCACACACGGACTGA
- a CDS encoding FmdB family zinc ribbon protein, with translation MPTYEYECRKCGHHFEKFQRISDAPAKRCPKCRGAVRRLLSAGAGVIFKGEGFYATDYRSESYRKRAAEEKKASSGGESSGGKETGKSEGKTG, from the coding sequence ATGCCGACCTATGAGTATGAATGCCGCAAGTGCGGTCACCATTTCGAGAAATTCCAGCGGATTTCGGACGCGCCGGCCAAGCGCTGCCCGAAATGCCGTGGCGCGGTGCGCCGGCTGCTTTCGGCGGGCGCGGGCGTGATTTTCAAAGGCGAGGGGTTTTACGCCACGGACTACCGGAGCGAATCGTACCGGAAGCGGGCGGCAGAGGAGAAAAAAGCGTCCTCGGGCGGCGAGTCGTCCGGCGGCAAGGAAACGGGTAAATCTGAAGGCAAGACCGGCTGA
- the argH gene encoding argininosuccinate lyase, with amino-acid sequence MATTKTTVGDIDPEVLRFTAGEDRTWDRELVEADCIGTAAHVVMLSRMDVDPPVIGTGECDAVIEALKDIIRADRAGKFRISEQDQDVHLAVERRLTRELGDTGRRVHTGRSRNDQSAVDLRLYTKRELLELLSETARLAGTLLDWGRERRDVPMPGRTHMQPAMPSSLGLWASAFAEGLLDDLDLLMHVYGTNDRCPLGAAASYGVPLPLDRELTSRLLGFSSPVHNVLHANHTRGKLESLVLAALSQVMLTVSRLSQDLMLFTMPELGYVQLPDDFCTGSSIMPQKRNPDVLELVRARTAGVLSAAGSAAEIMRGLPSGYNRDVQESKGALIKGLADTRACVRILQPLIAGMREDRDALLRGFTPGIFATDRALELVGEGVPFREAYRRVRRELRELDGRDPEEAVKIKDHAGAPAGLDWKVYRKRVRAAERFVRNHTTAFNDAVSDLLKAPWPELAPQSGDRKGAGKGV; translated from the coding sequence ATGGCTACGACAAAGACAACGGTTGGCGATATCGATCCCGAAGTGCTCCGTTTTACGGCGGGGGAGGATCGCACCTGGGACCGCGAGCTGGTGGAGGCGGACTGCATCGGCACGGCCGCCCACGTGGTAATGCTTTCGCGTATGGATGTGGATCCGCCCGTGATCGGTACCGGGGAATGCGACGCCGTGATCGAGGCGCTGAAAGATATCATCCGCGCCGACCGTGCGGGCAAATTCCGAATCTCCGAGCAGGATCAGGATGTCCACCTCGCCGTGGAAAGGCGGCTGACCCGGGAGCTGGGCGATACGGGACGCCGGGTCCATACGGGGCGGAGCCGCAACGATCAGTCGGCGGTGGATCTCCGTCTGTACACGAAGCGCGAACTGCTGGAGCTGCTGTCGGAGACGGCCCGTCTGGCCGGAACGCTGCTCGACTGGGGACGGGAGCGCAGGGATGTGCCCATGCCCGGGCGCACTCACATGCAGCCCGCGATGCCCAGCTCGCTGGGACTCTGGGCCTCCGCGTTCGCGGAAGGGCTGCTCGATGACCTGGATCTGCTCATGCATGTCTACGGAACCAACGACCGCTGCCCGCTGGGGGCTGCGGCGAGTTACGGGGTTCCGCTCCCGCTCGACCGCGAGCTGACCTCGCGGCTGCTGGGTTTTTCCTCGCCCGTGCACAACGTGCTGCATGCGAACCATACGCGCGGCAAGCTGGAAAGCCTCGTGCTGGCCGCTCTCTCACAGGTGATGCTCACAGTCTCGCGGCTGAGCCAGGACTTGATGCTCTTTACGATGCCGGAACTCGGCTATGTGCAGCTCCCGGATGACTTCTGCACCGGGAGCAGTATCATGCCCCAGAAACGGAATCCCGATGTGCTCGAACTGGTCCGCGCGCGCACGGCCGGCGTCCTCTCTGCAGCGGGTTCCGCGGCGGAGATCATGCGCGGCCTGCCGTCGGGATACAATCGCGACGTGCAGGAATCCAAAGGGGCTCTGATCAAAGGGCTCGCCGATACCCGCGCCTGCGTCAGGATCCTGCAGCCCCTGATCGCAGGGATGCGCGAAGACCGCGATGCGCTGCTGCGAGGGTTTACGCCCGGCATTTTCGCCACCGATCGCGCCCTGGAACTGGTGGGCGAGGGCGTGCCGTTCCGTGAAGCCTACCGTCGGGTGAGACGCGAACTACGGGAACTGGACGGGCGTGACCCGGAAGAGGCGGTGAAGATCAAGGACCACGCCGGGGCGCCGGCGGGGCTCGACTGGAAGGTGTACCGCAAAAGGGTGCGCGCGGCGGAACGGTTCGTTCGAAATCACACCACCGCGTTCAACGACGCCGTCTCCGATCTGCTCAAGGCTCCCTGGCCCGAACTCGCACCGCAGAGCGGGGACCGTAAAGGGGCGGGAAAAGGTGTTTGA
- the xseB gene encoding exodeoxyribonuclease VII small subunit, translated as MTDEHTRTEQPQKFEDALARLETIVEEMEAGALSLDEMIARFEEGSRLVKSCSAKLDEVERRIEKLVQREDGTPDAEAFEEDTE; from the coding sequence ATGACAGACGAGCACACACGGACTGAACAGCCGCAGAAGTTCGAGGACGCGCTGGCGCGCCTCGAAACGATCGTGGAGGAGATGGAGGCCGGAGCGTTGAGCCTCGACGAGATGATCGCGCGTTTTGAAGAAGGTTCGCGCCTGGTCAAGTCCTGCTCCGCGAAACTCGACGAGGTCGAACGGCGCATCGAAAAGCTGGTGCAGCGGGAAGACGGAACGCCGGATGCCGAGGCGTTTGAGGAAGACACGGAGTAA
- the dtd gene encoding D-aminoacyl-tRNA deacylase, translating into MKLVIQRVLSAGVEVDGVRVAEIGRGALVLAGVGEGDTEADARHLALKTAKLRMFEDADGRMNESLDAVKGSCLVVSQFTLYGDCRKGNRPSFVGAADPERGRALYELYVRELESAGIPVSTGRFGALMRVELVNDGPVTLMLESCGRA; encoded by the coding sequence ATGAAGCTGGTGATCCAGCGGGTCCTCAGCGCCGGGGTCGAGGTGGACGGGGTCCGCGTGGCGGAGATCGGGCGGGGCGCGCTGGTGCTCGCGGGTGTCGGCGAGGGCGATACGGAGGCGGATGCCCGGCACCTGGCGCTCAAAACGGCGAAACTGCGGATGTTCGAGGATGCGGACGGCCGCATGAACGAGTCGCTGGACGCCGTCAAGGGTTCGTGCCTGGTCGTCAGTCAGTTCACGCTCTACGGCGACTGCCGCAAGGGGAACCGTCCGAGTTTTGTGGGGGCCGCGGATCCCGAACGGGGCCGGGCGCTGTACGAACTCTATGTCCGTGAACTGGAATCCGCGGGAATTCCGGTGAGTACGGGTCGGTTCGGTGCCCTTATGCGGGTGGAACTGGTGAACGACGGTCCGGTGACGCTGATGCTGGAGAGTTGCGGACGCGCATGA
- a CDS encoding leucyl aminopeptidase family protein — translation MKISCSSRPRESYGGVWLIFARGTTPYLEGNEPEPLRRAVEDRIEKSGFSGCAGEARQFPAPSVPGGPESILLAGLGDQGASPAALETAAAAAARCAAQNGVETLVLSCALPHGEDDDPASALFRCARGLTCGAASPASSLKSQRPERSLREAVFAGAARKDVRRLRARARTAAREGELMNSTLGIANLPGNRATPGKLVSRIRRLAEKEEFRCEVLGPQRLRREGFGGMTAVGSGSGDGPRLIVLRTGPRKGKPVVLVGKTVTFDSGGLSLKPGKNMEWMRYDKCGGMAVLGAIRLLAATGCPRPVIGLMAAVENMPDGRATRPGDIISMHSGKTVEVINTDAEGRLALADALSWSARFKPAAIVDLATLTGASIVALGSHAAALLDNDAGLRENLIRAGENSGDRVWSLPLWPEYGKALESPFADLRNIGDGKAGAITAAAFLKHFVPEGVPWAHVDIAGTAWEEKTGAPHPPGATLFGARLLVDWIRSGR, via the coding sequence ATGAAGATTTCCTGTTCTTCCAGGCCGCGCGAGTCATACGGCGGCGTATGGCTGATCTTCGCCCGCGGTACGACTCCGTACCTGGAGGGGAACGAACCGGAACCGCTACGCAGGGCGGTAGAGGATCGGATCGAAAAATCGGGGTTTTCAGGGTGCGCCGGGGAAGCGCGGCAGTTCCCCGCCCCGTCCGTACCGGGAGGGCCTGAATCGATCCTGCTCGCCGGACTTGGAGATCAGGGCGCGTCCCCCGCCGCACTCGAAACCGCAGCCGCGGCGGCCGCGCGCTGCGCCGCACAGAACGGCGTCGAAACGCTGGTGCTGAGCTGCGCTCTGCCGCATGGCGAGGACGATGATCCCGCGTCGGCGCTCTTCCGTTGCGCCCGGGGGCTCACCTGCGGCGCCGCGTCCCCGGCCTCCTCGCTCAAAAGTCAGCGTCCCGAACGTTCGCTCCGTGAAGCGGTTTTCGCCGGGGCGGCCCGGAAGGACGTACGTCGCCTTCGCGCCCGGGCCCGCACGGCCGCGCGCGAGGGAGAACTCATGAACTCGACCCTCGGGATCGCCAACCTGCCCGGCAATCGCGCCACGCCCGGCAAGCTGGTCTCCCGCATCCGCAGGCTCGCCGAGAAAGAGGAATTCCGGTGCGAAGTGCTCGGACCGCAGCGGCTCCGCCGCGAAGGGTTCGGCGGCATGACCGCCGTAGGGAGCGGAAGCGGAGACGGCCCGCGCCTCATCGTCCTGCGTACCGGCCCGCGCAAGGGGAAACCGGTCGTGCTCGTCGGAAAGACCGTGACGTTCGACAGCGGCGGCCTCTCGCTCAAACCCGGCAAGAACATGGAGTGGATGCGCTACGACAAGTGCGGCGGCATGGCCGTGCTGGGCGCCATCCGACTGCTCGCCGCCACCGGCTGCCCCCGCCCCGTCATCGGCCTCATGGCCGCGGTGGAAAACATGCCGGACGGACGGGCCACGCGGCCCGGCGATATCATCAGCATGCACTCCGGCAAGACCGTCGAAGTCATCAACACCGACGCCGAAGGGCGCCTGGCGCTCGCCGACGCCCTCTCCTGGTCGGCGCGCTTCAAGCCCGCGGCCATCGTCGATCTCGCCACCCTCACCGGCGCCTCTATCGTCGCCCTCGGCAGCCATGCCGCGGCGCTGCTCGACAACGACGCCGGTCTGCGCGAGAACCTGATCCGCGCCGGCGAAAACTCGGGCGACCGGGTGTGGTCGCTGCCCCTGTGGCCTGAATACGGGAAGGCACTCGAATCGCCCTTCGCAGACCTCCGCAACATCGGCGACGGCAAGGCGGGGGCCATTACCGCCGCCGCGTTCCTCAAACACTTTGTTCCGGAAGGCGTGCCGTGGGCGCATGTGGACATCGCCGGCACGGCCTGGGAAGAAAAGACCGGAGCCCCGCATCCCCCCGGCGCCACGCTGTTCGGCGCGCGACTGCTCGTCGACTGGATAAGAAGCGGGCGTTAA
- a CDS encoding TIGR00282 family metallophosphoesterase: MEVLFVGDIVGRPGRTAFQRLVPEWRRDRGLDLVIANAENAAGGRGPGPSIADALFEAGADVLTLGDHAWDDREMIAHIASERRILRPANMPPGAPGRGDLRIDTPSGPVTVLSLIGRTFMGPNDCPFRAADDALKEARAPARVRIVDFHAEATSEKIAMGRYLDGRAAAVCGTHTHVQTSDERVLPGGTACITDVGMTGPRNSVLGREIEPVLEKFITHVPQRFGVAKGEAVLEAVRITIDQATGRAEAIERIREIVS; the protein is encoded by the coding sequence GTGGAAGTTCTGTTTGTGGGCGATATCGTGGGGCGTCCGGGACGCACGGCGTTTCAGCGTCTGGTGCCGGAGTGGCGGCGCGACCGGGGGCTCGATCTCGTGATCGCCAACGCGGAGAATGCGGCCGGCGGGCGCGGGCCGGGCCCGTCGATCGCCGACGCGCTGTTCGAGGCGGGCGCCGACGTCCTGACGCTCGGCGACCACGCCTGGGACGACCGCGAGATGATCGCGCACATCGCGTCCGAGCGCAGGATTCTCCGCCCGGCGAACATGCCGCCCGGCGCGCCCGGACGCGGGGATCTGCGCATCGACACCCCCTCGGGTCCCGTCACGGTGCTGTCGCTGATCGGCCGGACGTTCATGGGGCCGAACGACTGCCCGTTCCGCGCCGCCGACGACGCCCTGAAGGAGGCCCGCGCGCCCGCGCGGGTGCGAATCGTGGATTTTCACGCCGAGGCCACCTCTGAAAAGATCGCCATGGGGCGCTATCTCGACGGCCGCGCCGCCGCGGTGTGCGGGACGCATACTCACGTGCAGACGTCCGACGAGCGCGTGCTCCCGGGCGGCACGGCCTGCATTACGGACGTCGGCATGACCGGACCGCGCAATTCCGTGCTCGGACGCGAGATCGAACCCGTGCTGGAGAAATTCATCACCCATGTGCCCCAGCGATTCGGCGTGGCGAAGGGCGAAGCGGTGCTCGAGGCGGTGCGGATCACCATCGACCAGGCCACGGGCCGGGCCGAAGCGATCGAACGCATCCGGGAGATCGTTTCGTGA
- the alr gene encoding alanine racemase — protein sequence MMTTGEMKHAWVEIDLERVRRNVRAVKDSLGPETGPMFVVKADAYGHGMIPCARAAAEAGVRWFAVAYPEEAFPLRRALPEAEILVLGVAMEDEVEPLARERITPIIANREHARLLASVAAAKGVQLNAHLKVDTGMSRLGVLWSELDPLLEELAESDALRLTGICSHFAAVEPRDLSEAERQAGRYREAVERVERMTGTRVFRHLSSSRAAKYCRQWDYDAVRPGIALYGYGARDTEGRFQTEPILQWKCRVLQVKRLPAGSKVGYYGTWTLPRDTWLATLSAGYADGYHRALSNRGDVLIRGRRRRIVGRISMNWILVDAGPERDVDVGDEAVLIGEQGGAAVWADELARLCRTIPYEILTGIHPALRRVYR from the coding sequence ATGATGACGACGGGCGAAATGAAGCATGCCTGGGTGGAGATCGATCTTGAGCGCGTACGGCGTAACGTGCGCGCCGTGAAGGATTCGCTGGGCCCCGAAACCGGTCCGATGTTTGTCGTAAAAGCCGATGCCTACGGGCACGGCATGATCCCCTGTGCGCGGGCCGCGGCCGAAGCGGGGGTACGCTGGTTTGCGGTCGCGTATCCGGAGGAGGCCTTCCCGCTGCGCCGGGCGCTCCCGGAGGCGGAGATCCTGGTGCTGGGTGTGGCGATGGAGGACGAGGTGGAGCCGCTCGCCCGCGAACGGATCACGCCGATCATCGCCAACCGCGAACACGCCCGCCTGCTGGCCTCCGTCGCGGCGGCGAAAGGCGTGCAGCTGAACGCGCACCTGAAGGTCGATACCGGCATGAGCCGACTCGGCGTCCTGTGGTCGGAACTCGATCCGCTGCTCGAGGAACTGGCGGAATCGGACGCACTCAGGCTGACGGGGATCTGCAGTCATTTTGCCGCGGTGGAACCCCGGGATCTCTCCGAAGCCGAGCGCCAGGCGGGGCGGTACCGGGAAGCGGTGGAGCGGGTCGAACGGATGACGGGTACGCGCGTCTTCCGTCACCTGTCGAGCAGCCGCGCCGCGAAATACTGTCGTCAGTGGGATTACGACGCCGTCCGGCCGGGGATCGCGCTCTACGGGTACGGGGCGCGCGACACGGAGGGTCGGTTTCAGACGGAGCCGATCCTGCAGTGGAAATGCCGGGTCCTGCAGGTCAAGCGCCTCCCGGCGGGATCAAAGGTGGGCTATTACGGGACCTGGACGCTGCCCCGGGACACGTGGCTCGCCACGCTCTCGGCGGGGTATGCCGACGGCTACCACCGCGCGCTGAGTAACCGCGGCGATGTGCTGATCCGCGGCCGCCGGCGGCGTATTGTCGGCCGCATAAGCATGAACTGGATTCTGGTCGACGCAGGACCCGAACGCGATGTGGACGTCGGCGACGAAGCGGTTTTGATCGGGGAGCAGGGGGGCGCAGCGGTGTGGGCGGACGAGCTGGCGCGGCTCTGCCGCACGATTCCCTACGAGATCCTGACCGGCATTCACCCCGCCCTGCGCAGAGTTTACCGGTAG
- a CDS encoding exosortase system-associated protein, TIGR04073 family, with amino-acid sequence MRSRKWMVALVVFVAVGVADANAGYMEKIMRKLGRGVANVASSPIELLSNMQDVTEDSGLLAGLTYGTVRGVGHGVARIGVGAAEILSFYVPSEPVIHPEFVMDPDTSEEYEWEVGPGDME; translated from the coding sequence ATGAGAAGCAGGAAGTGGATGGTGGCGCTGGTGGTCTTCGTAGCCGTGGGAGTCGCGGACGCGAATGCCGGCTATATGGAAAAAATCATGCGCAAGCTGGGTCGCGGGGTGGCTAATGTGGCGTCCTCTCCGATTGAATTGCTTTCCAATATGCAGGATGTTACGGAAGATTCCGGCCTCCTGGCGGGACTCACCTATGGAACGGTGCGCGGCGTCGGACATGGCGTGGCCCGGATCGGGGTCGGAGCCGCCGAAATCCTCTCGTTCTATGTACCCTCGGAACCGGTTATTCATCCCGAATTCGTGATGGATCCCGACACCTCCGAGGAATACGAATGGGAAGTCGGTCCCGGAGATATGGAGTAG
- a CDS encoding UDP-glucose 6-dehydrogenase — protein sequence MNRNILCIGAGYVGGPTMAMIAKKCPDIRVTVVDINESRIAAWQSDQLPIYEPGLDEVVREARGHNLFFSTEIEKGIEENDIIFVSVNTPTKTFGRGAGRAADLQYWEKTARQILKHARSDKIVVEKSTLPVRTAAAMERILLSGQTGVRFDVLSNPEFLAEGTAIADLESPDRVLIGGRETPEGRAAVDVLADIYAHWVPREKILTTNVWSSELSKLTANAFLAQRVSSINSISALCEATEADVGEVARAIGADSRIGARFLNAGVGFGGSCFKKDILNLVYLCESYGLHECAAYWRQVVEMNEFQQERFVERMLRSMFNTIAGKRIALFGFAFKANTGDTRETPALSIARDLIEEQAEVVITDPKALDNARRDLAGCDQRITYEADPMRAAEGAHAIALITDWPEYAALDFEQVYGRMEKPAFVFDGRNYLDHTALFHIGFNVYSVGKAPLTHL from the coding sequence GTGAACCGCAATATACTGTGCATCGGCGCCGGCTACGTGGGCGGTCCGACCATGGCGATGATCGCGAAGAAATGCCCGGACATCCGGGTGACGGTCGTGGACATCAACGAATCACGCATCGCGGCCTGGCAATCGGACCAGCTGCCGATTTACGAACCCGGTCTCGACGAGGTAGTTCGGGAGGCCCGGGGCCACAACCTCTTCTTTTCGACGGAGATCGAAAAAGGCATCGAAGAAAACGACATTATCTTCGTCAGCGTCAACACCCCCACCAAAACGTTCGGTCGCGGAGCGGGACGGGCCGCCGACCTGCAGTACTGGGAAAAGACGGCCCGCCAGATCCTGAAACATGCGCGCAGCGACAAGATCGTCGTGGAAAAGAGCACGCTGCCGGTCCGCACCGCGGCGGCCATGGAGCGGATCCTATTGAGCGGGCAGACCGGGGTGCGGTTCGACGTGCTCTCCAACCCCGAGTTCCTGGCCGAAGGAACGGCCATCGCCGATCTGGAATCGCCCGACCGGGTCCTGATCGGCGGGCGCGAAACGCCCGAAGGCCGCGCCGCGGTGGACGTGCTTGCGGACATTTACGCGCACTGGGTGCCGCGCGAAAAGATTCTGACGACCAATGTCTGGTCGAGTGAACTTTCGAAACTGACCGCCAACGCCTTTCTCGCCCAGCGCGTAAGCTCGATCAACAGCATTTCCGCTCTCTGCGAAGCCACGGAGGCCGACGTCGGCGAGGTGGCCCGCGCCATCGGAGCAGACTCCAGGATTGGAGCGCGCTTCCTCAACGCGGGCGTGGGCTTCGGCGGCTCGTGCTTCAAAAAGGATATCCTGAATCTCGTCTATCTCTGCGAGTCCTACGGCTTGCATGAGTGCGCTGCGTACTGGCGCCAGGTGGTCGAGATGAACGAGTTTCAGCAGGAACGCTTTGTAGAGCGGATGCTGCGCAGCATGTTCAACACGATCGCCGGGAAGCGCATTGCCCTGTTCGGGTTCGCCTTCAAGGCCAATACGGGCGATACGCGCGAGACGCCGGCCCTGTCGATCGCCCGCGACCTGATCGAGGAGCAGGCGGAGGTGGTGATCACCGACCCGAAGGCGCTCGACAACGCAAGGCGCGACCTCGCCGGCTGCGATCAGCGCATCACCTATGAAGCCGATCCGATGCGCGCCGCGGAGGGGGCGCACGCGATCGCGCTGATCACCGACTGGCCGGAGTACGCCGCGCTCGATTTCGAGCAGGTGTACGGCCGCATGGAAAAGCCGGCCTTTGTCTTCGACGGACGGAACTATCTCGACCACACCGCGTTGTTCCACATTGGATTCAACGTCTATTCCGTCGGAAAAGCCCCGCTCACGCACCTGTGA